A genomic window from Pirellulales bacterium includes:
- a CDS encoding helix-turn-helix domain-containing protein: MALSYRGVARALGVSERTVWAMVDDGRLRAVRIGRCVRVPRVEVERYLAGAAKGVEV; encoded by the coding sequence ATGGCACTGTCCTACCGTGGAGTGGCGAGAGCACTGGGTGTTAGTGAGCGAACGGTGTGGGCGATGGTGGACGACGGCCGACTGCGGGCGGTGCGCATTGGTCGCTGCGTCCGCGTGCCGCGAGTGGAGGTGGAACGGTATTTGGCCGGAGCGGCCAAGGGGGTGGAAGTATGA